Below is a window of Geomonas oryzisoli DNA.
GAGGGACGCACCAGCGCGGACGCGGCAACGAGGCCGGTCAACTCGTCGATGGTGAAGAGGGTCTTCTCCAGGTTGCTGAGCGGCTCGACGTCGCTGCAGATCCCCCAGCCGTGGGAAACCACCGCGCGGATGTAATCCTCAGGCCACCCCGCATTCTTAAGGATCTCCGGCGCCTTGTGACAGTGCTCTTCCGGATGGCGCTCGTAGTCGATGTCATGCGCCAGGCCGATCACGCCCCACATGTCTTCATCTTCGCCATACTTCTTCGCCATGTGGCGCATCACCGCTTCCACCGCGAGGGAGTGTCTTCTCATCTGGTCGCTGGGCAGGTATTCCTCGATCAGTTTCCAGGTTGCTTCCCTGGTCGGTTTGCTACTCATAAACGTGCCTCCCACGTGATTTGTACAGCGTTGGATCGTAGTCAAAACGGCAAACGATGTCAATTAGCTAAGCCTTAGGCTCCAGCCGGGCGATTTTGGGCTCGTGCCCCTTCTTGTACACCATCAGCGTCCGCTTGAAGTTGATCACGATGTCGCCGTTCTGGGTGAAGCCGGTGGTCTTCACCGTGACGATGCCCAGGTTCGGCCGCGACTTCGATTCCCGCTTGGCCAGCACTTCGGACTGGGAATACAGGGTGTCCCCCTCGAAGAGCGGGTTGGGAAGGGTGACCTCGTCCCAGCCGAGGTTGGCGAAGACGTTCTGGGAAATGTCGGTGACGCTCTGGCCGGTGACGATGGCCAAGGTGAGGGTGGAGTCGACCAGCGGCTTGCCGAATTCGGTTTGCGCCGAGTAGTGCTGGTCGAAGTGGATCGGGGCCGTGTTCTGGGTCAGCAGCGTGAACCAGATGTTGTCGGTCTTGGTGATGGTCCGCCCCAGCGGGTGTGGGTACACGTCGCCTACTTCAAAATCCTCGAAGAACCTGCCGCGCCAACCTTCCTTGATTGCCATTTCGACCTCCGGTTTCTTGGTAGTAGGAGCGGCGTTCGCCGCTATTTATGTCTCACTCAGCTACCGTCTGTGACCTGACGTAGAGGATCAGCCCGACCAGCGACAGCGCGACGCCGACCATCCCGGCTCCGCCAGGCCAGGCCCCGCCCAGGAACAGGATCTCCCCCAGCAATGAAAAGATCACCTCGGTGGACTGGGTGGCGTCGACGGCGGAGAGCTCGAAAGGGGTCTTCGCCAGATGGCGCGCCTTGTAGAACAAAGTGGTGGCTATGACGCCCGAGAAGACGGCGACCACCGCGGTGTTGATCAATTGCCCTCCCGAAGGGAGCGGCGGCTGCACGCAGAGCGTCAGCACGATCCAGAACGGGATCGAGCCGAGCACCATGATCAGTACCCGGGCCACGCTGTCGTCGAGAACGGCTGCGCTGCTTTCGGGGAGGCGGGCGATCTTGCCGTGGCGCGCCTCCCAGATGAGCTGGTTCCCCAAGGGATAGGCAAAAGCGGCCACCAGTACGGGGACGACGCCCAGGAGGGTCGCCCTGATCGATGCCGCTGACGCCTGCTCGCCGGTCACCAGCACGATGCCGATGAAAATGAGTGCGGTGAAGACGATCCCCCGCATCGGGACGCGCTTGCCGAACAGCAGCAGGACCAGCGGTGTCGCCAGGATGGTCGATTGCCAGGTAGTCGCCACAACCCAACCGGGTGCGAAGGACGAACTGAAGGTAAGAAGGGAATAGAACACGCCGAACCCGATGCTGCCGGCCAGGGTCCAGAAGCACCAGTTGTTGCGAAAGGCACAGAAGACGCCCTTGAGCAGGCGCGACTTTCCGGCGAGTACCAGCCAAAGGCTCAGCATGAAGAACATGTAGAAGTAGCGCAGGCTGGCAGTCCAGATCCAGTGCCCGCCCTGCAGGCTCATGGCGCGGTTCAGGACGAAGGTGCTGCTGAAGAAGAGGGCTGAACAGATGCCGATAACGATAAGACGTGTCATAGTACCCGGGCTTGATGGAATATGCCTGCTTTGGCGCGGCTAGATCTCTGTAGCCGAAATCGCATTGCAGGTAAAGCGAAAACGCTTCAACTCAAAGTACGTCGGCGCTCGCTCACTGTCTTGCCATCCACTCTTCGTTCCCCTCCCGTAAACGTCTCCAAAGTACTGCAAACACAGGTTTGACACGGATTCGGGCAGGGGGCATTCTGCGTTGACAATAGTTGTCTATGATGATACTTTCCGACACGTTCAACGCTTTATACCTTATGCCCGGAAAGGTTCATCACGTGCATCTTTATAAGATTTTCCGTGCCTCATTCTCGAAAATTCCAGTAGTCCTGCTCCTCATAGCGCTTCTTCTGCCCGCGCCCGCCTTTTCTCTTGATTCTGACGATTCGCAGATCTTTATCACCGGATTC
It encodes the following:
- a CDS encoding HDIG domain-containing metalloprotein, which translates into the protein MSSKPTREATWKLIEEYLPSDQMRRHSLAVEAVMRHMAKKYGEDEDMWGVIGLAHDIDYERHPEEHCHKAPEILKNAGWPEDYIRAVVSHGWGICSDVEPLSNLEKTLFTIDELTGLVAASALVRPSKSILDLPVKSVTKKWKDKAFAAGADRSIIEKGAAMMGVELNDLIADTIEGMKTEAEAIGLKGNL
- a CDS encoding DMT family transporter; this encodes MTRLIVIGICSALFFSSTFVLNRAMSLQGGHWIWTASLRYFYMFFMLSLWLVLAGKSRLLKGVFCAFRNNWCFWTLAGSIGFGVFYSLLTFSSSFAPGWVVATTWQSTILATPLVLLLFGKRVPMRGIVFTALIFIGIVLVTGEQASAASIRATLLGVVPVLVAAFAYPLGNQLIWEARHGKIARLPESSAAVLDDSVARVLIMVLGSIPFWIVLTLCVQPPLPSGGQLINTAVVAVFSGVIATTLFYKARHLAKTPFELSAVDATQSTEVIFSLLGEILFLGGAWPGGAGMVGVALSLVGLILYVRSQTVAE
- a CDS encoding MaoC family dehydratase; this encodes MAIKEGWRGRFFEDFEVGDVYPHPLGRTITKTDNIWFTLLTQNTAPIHFDQHYSAQTEFGKPLVDSTLTLAIVTGQSVTDISQNVFANLGWDEVTLPNPLFEGDTLYSQSEVLAKRESKSRPNLGIVTVKTTGFTQNGDIVINFKRTLMVYKKGHEPKIARLEPKA